In the genome of Pseudomonas bubulae, one region contains:
- a CDS encoding 3-oxoacyl-ACP reductase: MSDRYIDFVNSSLGQRLVGALGLPSPGRLERWQAGRLRPVEGPLLIGGGALAAQVARFGGKLTDAVFSYGPEPLHATPWIPGQGPKLKAVVFDASELLHTGQLKQLREFFQPLLRNLEHCTHMVILGRAPETLSDPFAASVQRALEGFSRSLAKELRNGSTLQLLYIGEGAEDQLEGALRFFLSPKSAFISGQVLRLKACANQVQDWTRPLAGRKALVTGAARGIGAAIAETLARDGAELILLDVPAAKSDLDALAARLGGHSIALDICAADAAEQLTGQLADGIDILVHNAGITRDKTLANMTPEFWDSVLAVNLNAPQVLTKALLDSGTLRDNGRVILLASISGIAGNRGQTNYAASKAGLIGLAQAWAASLGERGISINAVAPGFIETQMTAHIPFALREAGRRMSSLGQGGQPQDVAEAVAWLGQPGSGALSGQALRVCGQSILGA, from the coding sequence ATGTCAGACCGTTATATCGACTTCGTCAACTCATCCCTCGGCCAGCGGCTGGTCGGCGCGTTGGGGCTGCCGTCACCGGGACGACTGGAGCGCTGGCAGGCCGGGCGCCTGCGCCCCGTCGAAGGCCCTCTGCTGATTGGCGGCGGTGCGCTTGCCGCACAGGTGGCCCGCTTTGGCGGCAAACTCACCGATGCGGTGTTCAGCTATGGCCCTGAACCCTTGCATGCCACACCGTGGATTCCAGGCCAGGGACCAAAGCTCAAGGCCGTGGTGTTTGACGCCAGCGAGCTGTTGCACACCGGGCAGCTCAAGCAACTGCGCGAATTTTTCCAGCCGCTGCTGCGCAATCTCGAGCACTGTACCCATATGGTGATCCTGGGCCGTGCCCCTGAAACATTAAGCGACCCTTTTGCCGCCAGCGTGCAACGTGCGCTCGAAGGTTTCAGTCGCTCGTTGGCCAAGGAATTGCGTAACGGCAGTACCTTGCAACTGCTGTATATCGGCGAGGGGGCCGAAGATCAGCTTGAAGGCGCACTGCGCTTTTTTCTCTCGCCAAAAAGTGCCTTTATCAGCGGCCAGGTGCTGCGCCTCAAGGCCTGCGCCAACCAGGTGCAGGACTGGACCCGCCCCCTGGCCGGGCGCAAGGCACTGGTTACCGGTGCGGCCCGTGGCATTGGCGCCGCGATTGCCGAAACCCTGGCCCGGGATGGCGCCGAACTGATCCTGCTCGACGTGCCGGCCGCCAAGAGCGATCTCGATGCGCTGGCCGCGCGCTTGGGCGGGCACAGCATCGCGCTCGACATCTGTGCCGCCGATGCCGCAGAACAACTGACCGGGCAACTGGCCGATGGTATCGATATCCTGGTGCACAACGCCGGTATCACCCGTGATAAAACCCTGGCCAATATGACCCCGGAATTCTGGGACTCGGTACTCGCCGTTAACCTCAACGCCCCGCAAGTGCTGACCAAGGCCCTGCTTGATAGCGGCACCCTGCGCGATAACGGCCGGGTAATCCTGCTCGCATCCATCAGCGGTATCGCCGGCAATCGCGGCCAGACCAACTACGCCGCCAGCAAGGCCGGGCTGATCGGCCTTGCTCAGGCCTGGGCAGCGTCGCTGGGCGAGCGTGGCATCAGTATCAATGCCGTGGCCCCGGGTTTTATCGAAACCCAAATGACCGCGCATATTCCCTTTGCCCTGCGCGAAGCGGGACGACGCATGAGTTCGCTGGGCCAGGGTGGCCAACCCCAGGACGTCGCCGAGGCTGTGGCCTGGCTCGGCCAGCCGGGTTCGGGCGCGCTCAGCGGCCAGGCACTGCGGGTGTGTGGCCAAAGTATTCTGGGAGCATAA
- a CDS encoding MaoC/PaaZ C-terminal domain-containing protein, which yields MTVKWLDLSGPPHLPALYAHAAARRKITSSPLPEQGLRCWVEVEPKALAAFRDVCDLVPSPLLPPTYPHILAFGLQMQLLTAKDFPFPLLGLIHLTNRIRLLRPMGSVTQLRIGVYVHNLQKHPKGATFEVVTQVDDLLGPIWEAESTLLCKGVELPGDLPQINDPAPVALSELTRWYAPADIGRRYAKVSGDYNPIHLSAASAKLFGLPSAIAHGLWIKARTLAALNSQLPAANVEVFVAFKKPVRLPGEVILLSSEAGSSGDFQLNGHDGLVHLIGNWRPVS from the coding sequence ATGACCGTGAAATGGCTCGACCTCAGCGGCCCACCGCACTTGCCCGCGCTGTACGCCCATGCCGCGGCCCGGCGCAAGATCACCTCCAGCCCCTTGCCGGAGCAAGGTCTGCGCTGCTGGGTCGAGGTGGAGCCCAAGGCCCTGGCGGCGTTTCGCGATGTTTGCGACCTGGTGCCAAGCCCATTGCTGCCGCCCACTTATCCACACATCCTGGCCTTCGGTCTGCAAATGCAGTTGCTGACTGCCAAGGACTTCCCCTTCCCGCTGCTGGGGCTGATTCATCTGACCAATCGGATCCGTCTGCTGCGCCCGATGGGCAGCGTGACGCAGCTGCGCATCGGGGTATATGTACACAACCTGCAAAAACACCCCAAGGGCGCGACCTTCGAGGTGGTCACCCAGGTTGACGATCTGCTGGGGCCAATATGGGAGGCCGAAAGCACCCTGCTGTGCAAAGGCGTGGAACTGCCGGGCGACCTGCCCCAAATCAACGATCCTGCGCCGGTGGCCCTGAGCGAACTGACCCGCTGGTATGCCCCCGCCGATATTGGCCGGCGTTATGCCAAAGTCTCGGGCGACTACAACCCCATCCACCTCAGTGCCGCCAGCGCCAAGCTGTTTGGCCTGCCCAGTGCAATTGCCCACGGCCTGTGGATAAAAGCCCGAACGCTGGCGGCACTCAATTCGCAGCTGCCGGCGGCCAATGTTGAGGTTTTTGTTGCCTTCAAAAAACCGGTGCGCTTGCCCGGCGAAGTGATTTTGCTCAGCAGTGAGGCGGGTTCCAGTGGCGACTTCCAGCTCAATGGCCATGACGGCCTGGTGCACTTGATCGGCAACTGGCGACCGGTTAGCTGA
- a CDS encoding nucleotide pyrophosphohydrolase, producing the protein MNLDEITRRMHRIRDNNDWKQFHSPKNLAMAASVEMAELVEIFQWLSEDQSRQLPADKLTHAGQEVGDIVLYLVLLCAELGLDMNEVVRNKLADNERRFNK; encoded by the coding sequence ATGAACCTCGACGAAATAACCCGACGCATGCATCGCATCCGCGATAACAACGACTGGAAGCAGTTCCACAGCCCGAAAAACCTGGCCATGGCCGCCAGTGTCGAAATGGCCGAGCTGGTGGAGATCTTTCAGTGGCTGAGCGAAGACCAGTCACGCCAGCTCCCTGCCGACAAGCTCACCCACGCCGGCCAGGAAGTGGGCGATATCGTGCTGTACCTGGTATTGCTTTGTGCCGAACTGGGCCTGGACATGAATGAAGTGGTACGCAATAAACTGGCCGACAATGAAAGGCGTTTCAACAAATGA
- a CDS encoding methyltransferase domain-containing protein, giving the protein MSDRHFDQLATRFAEKIYGGAKGAIRLTVLQADLQEALPKRPLRVLDIGAGLGHMSLWLAQQGHDVTLAEPAAPMLEGARQRFAEAGQTGTFIQAPWQELLGQLTQPYDLVLCHAVLEWLAEPHAILPVLHQLTAKDGWLSLAFYNRDALIYRNLLKGHFRKMRKNDMAGEKQSLTPQQPLDPRELATALEGLWQVETQSGVRVFHDYMPVEFQARAELEALVEMELAHRRHPAFAGLGRYLHWVCRPV; this is encoded by the coding sequence ATGAGTGACCGTCACTTCGATCAACTGGCCACCCGCTTCGCCGAGAAAATCTACGGTGGCGCCAAGGGTGCGATTCGTCTGACCGTGCTCCAGGCCGACCTGCAGGAAGCCCTGCCCAAACGCCCGTTGCGGGTGCTGGATATCGGCGCCGGGCTGGGCCATATGTCCTTGTGGCTGGCCCAGCAAGGTCACGATGTGACCCTGGCCGAACCGGCCGCGCCGATGCTGGAAGGCGCCCGCCAGCGTTTTGCCGAAGCTGGCCAGACTGGCACCTTTATTCAGGCGCCGTGGCAGGAGCTGCTGGGCCAACTGACTCAACCGTACGATCTGGTGTTGTGCCACGCCGTGCTGGAGTGGCTGGCCGAGCCCCACGCGATCCTGCCGGTGCTGCATCAATTGACCGCCAAAGATGGCTGGTTGTCGCTGGCGTTTTACAACCGCGACGCGCTGATCTATCGCAACTTGCTCAAGGGGCACTTTCGCAAGATGCGCAAGAACGACATGGCCGGCGAAAAACAGAGCCTCACCCCGCAGCAGCCACTCGACCCAAGGGAGCTGGCCACAGCACTCGAAGGGCTGTGGCAGGTCGAAACCCAAAGCGGCGTGCGGGTGTTTCACGATTACATGCCAGTGGAGTTCCAGGCCCGCGCCGAGCTTGAAGCCCTGGTTGAAATGGAGTTGGCCCACCGTCGCCACCCTGCGTTTGCCGGGCTGGGACGTTATCTTCATTGGGTGTGTCGCCCGGTTTAA
- a CDS encoding DUF4136 domain-containing protein has translation MYRRVALIVLSLGLGACQSPNPYTATSMPMPPAPAQAANTLDLSAYPAPPRDYGRYQSWAWLNGRLPVGTAWADSAQIAEAVNNALDQRGLRPAQPNRPADLWVSADLHTEKRLRQVQDDYGYGAGYGSGYGRYGSQYGMYNSVPVIRTYEVEVMVVRLNLYDGKTGQPVWSSSAETSSKGSLSERSDALRESLNKAVQAYPPH, from the coding sequence ATGTATCGCCGCGTTGCCTTGATCGTTTTGAGCCTGGGGCTGGGCGCTTGCCAAAGCCCCAACCCGTACACCGCCACCTCAATGCCCATGCCTCCGGCTCCGGCACAGGCAGCCAATACCCTGGACTTGAGTGCCTACCCGGCCCCGCCACGGGATTACGGGCGCTACCAGAGCTGGGCCTGGCTCAATGGTCGGCTGCCGGTTGGCACGGCATGGGCCGACTCGGCGCAAATCGCCGAAGCGGTTAACAATGCCCTGGACCAGCGCGGCTTGCGCCCGGCACAACCCAACCGTCCGGCGGATCTTTGGGTCAGTGCTGATTTGCACACCGAAAAACGCTTGCGCCAGGTACAGGACGACTATGGTTACGGGGCCGGCTACGGCAGCGGTTACGGCCGCTACGGCAGCCAATACGGCATGTACAACTCCGTCCCCGTCATACGTACCTATGAGGTTGAGGTCATGGTGGTTCGACTCAACCTGTATGACGGTAAAACCGGCCAGCCGGTGTGGAGTTCCAGTGCAGAAACCAGCAGTAAAGGCAGCCTGAGCGAACGCAGTGACGCCCTGCGCGAATCACTGAACAAGGCAGTACAGGCTTACCCTCCCCATTGA
- a CDS encoding DUF4136 domain-containing protein has protein sequence MLRRIALLGLALLLSACETMQVSHDYNPAVDFAQFRTWAWKDPAVQYQPNNPMLRSDLTEQRIVQAVSSQLDQRGLRPVAAGSKPDLLVQTWLIVANRQEQVVTNYGYGGPWGGPWGGYWGGPWEGYWGAPMYNETRNVVYQVGTLQIDLIDAKDGKLVWRGSAEKVVDSSPTPAERSATIQQAVTKILSTYPPK, from the coding sequence ATGCTTCGTCGCATTGCATTACTGGGCCTGGCCCTGCTGCTCAGTGCCTGCGAAACCATGCAGGTCAGCCATGATTACAACCCTGCTGTCGATTTCGCCCAGTTCCGTACCTGGGCCTGGAAAGACCCTGCCGTGCAATACCAACCCAACAACCCGATGCTTAGAAGCGACCTGACCGAGCAGCGCATTGTCCAGGCCGTCAGCAGCCAGCTGGACCAGCGCGGCCTGCGCCCGGTAGCGGCAGGCAGCAAGCCGGACTTGCTGGTGCAAACTTGGCTGATCGTGGCCAACCGCCAGGAGCAAGTGGTGACCAACTACGGCTACGGTGGCCCTTGGGGTGGGCCGTGGGGGGGTTACTGGGGCGGCCCGTGGGAAGGTTACTGGGGCGCACCGATGTATAACGAAACCCGCAACGTGGTCTACCAGGTTGGTACGCTGCAGATCGACCTGATCGATGCCAAAGACGGCAAGCTGGTGTGGCGAGGCAGTGCAGAGAAAGTCGTCGACAGCAGCCCGACCCCGGCTGAACGCAGCGCTACAATCCAGCAAGCAGTCACCAAGATCCTGAGTACGTATCCGCCCAAGTAA
- a CDS encoding pilus assembly protein TadG-related protein, whose translation MSPQLRGMGFYGPRQQHGAIGLMAAVTLGMVLLFMLLVVDSGRLYLEQRKLQRVADMAVLEAVSRGGNCAGASTAAGFANQSATRNSFTPGSVQKVNTTCGTLSTNSSQLRVFTADATKSDAIRVIATTTVPTSVAGGLWSMFSKNGFNLNTNLTASAVGSVGGGPLAQISIRSTLVTISSQSEASALNALFSKLLGSDVVLSIAGWNGLINGDINLLKFMDQLALDLHISAGNYDQLLSTSTNLTQFLTTAITVANNNGATADIKTALGNLKVPGINSTPLKLGDILKLQSGTPSSGLDANLQLIQFLEASIQAANKNSGLAITLPVSLLGIANVTTQAKIIEPQQFSAMGDPRLAKTDPLGANRIYVRTAQVRTLISVHINGLPGAAGIVNALSGLIGSLSSVLSGVLSLNLVTTLDSTLCLLGKKCKQIDPQLVASPHIDISIDAGGATAYVTDFTCPSGSNQTKSLTLRTESSLADIRIGLIDATAAFSSSTPPAYTPAPLVDIGIQTCQKLLGIGSCVDRVAFAGGGLGIATSTSVVGSTGNMIYSSSAPLFAVPANIKDASSLQAMPSNPNIVSSLANTLAGVKIQAYTPTQSNPLGNLIVGAESLITGVTNILTPLILNVLNPLLTPILNNVLKLLGVSLVDVQVGANLSCNQGGRAQLVL comes from the coding sequence ATGTCTCCCCAACTACGCGGTATGGGTTTTTATGGTCCCCGGCAGCAGCATGGCGCAATCGGCCTGATGGCTGCCGTGACGCTGGGCATGGTGCTGCTGTTTATGCTGCTGGTGGTCGACAGCGGGCGCCTTTACCTGGAGCAGCGCAAGTTGCAGCGCGTGGCGGATATGGCGGTGCTGGAGGCGGTGAGTCGGGGCGGTAACTGTGCTGGCGCCAGTACTGCTGCCGGTTTCGCCAACCAGAGTGCCACTCGCAACAGCTTCACCCCCGGCAGCGTGCAAAAAGTAAACACCACTTGCGGCACCCTGAGCACCAACAGTAGCCAGTTGCGGGTATTCACTGCCGACGCAACCAAATCCGATGCCATTCGCGTAATCGCCACCACCACTGTGCCGACCAGCGTGGCCGGAGGCTTGTGGAGTATGTTTTCCAAAAACGGGTTTAATCTGAATACCAATTTGACGGCGAGTGCGGTGGGGAGTGTCGGAGGGGGGCCGTTGGCTCAAATCAGTATCAGAAGTACTCTTGTGACGATTTCATCACAGAGCGAAGCATCAGCACTTAACGCTCTATTTTCCAAGCTGCTTGGCTCCGATGTAGTACTCAGTATTGCGGGATGGAACGGGCTAATCAATGGCGATATTAACTTGCTCAAGTTCATGGACCAACTTGCGCTAGACCTTCACATCTCAGCGGGCAACTACGACCAACTATTATCAACCAGTACAAACCTCACTCAATTTCTCACCACAGCTATTACGGTGGCTAACAACAATGGCGCAACCGCAGACATCAAAACAGCACTGGGAAATTTGAAAGTACCTGGTATTAACTCCACCCCACTCAAACTCGGCGACATTCTTAAACTTCAGAGCGGCACTCCGAGTTCCGGGCTGGATGCAAACCTGCAACTCATCCAGTTTCTGGAAGCCTCTATCCAGGCCGCCAATAAAAATAGCGGACTTGCGATCACGCTTCCCGTCAGCCTGCTGGGCATCGCCAACGTCACTACCCAGGCTAAAATCATCGAACCCCAACAGTTTTCTGCAATGGGTGATCCTCGACTAGCCAAAACGGATCCGCTTGGCGCAAATCGTATTTATGTGCGCACGGCCCAAGTAAGAACATTGATCTCTGTCCATATTAATGGACTTCCGGGTGCAGCGGGAATAGTCAATGCCCTTAGCGGGCTAATCGGTAGCCTCAGCTCGGTTTTAAGTGGTGTGCTTTCACTAAACCTCGTGACAACCCTTGATTCGACACTTTGTTTGCTGGGAAAAAAATGTAAACAGATCGACCCTCAACTCGTCGCGTCCCCACACATCGACATCAGTATTGATGCCGGCGGGGCAACAGCCTATGTCACAGACTTCACTTGCCCCAGTGGAAGTAACCAAACCAAAAGCCTGACGCTTCGTACAGAGTCTTCGCTGGCGGATATCCGAATAGGCCTCATCGATGCGACAGCTGCCTTTTCAAGCTCTACCCCGCCCGCTTATACCCCTGCCCCACTGGTAGATATTGGCATTCAAACCTGCCAGAAACTTTTAGGCATCGGTAGTTGCGTTGACCGCGTTGCATTTGCCGGGGGCGGACTTGGCATTGCAACCAGTACATCGGTAGTTGGATCCACAGGCAACATGATATATTCAAGTAGCGCTCCACTTTTCGCGGTACCTGCTAACATAAAAGACGCTTCCAGCCTGCAAGCCATGCCAAGCAATCCAAACATTGTAAGTTCATTGGCAAACACCTTGGCCGGTGTAAAAATACAAGCTTACACGCCGACTCAAAGCAACCCTCTTGGAAACTTGATTGTCGGTGCTGAATCGCTCATCACCGGCGTAACGAATATCTTGACCCCCCTTATCCTGAATGTATTGAACCCGCTGTTAACCCCTATACTTAATAACGTCCTTAAATTGCTTGGGGTTAGCCTGGTAGACGTTCAAGTCGGCGCCAACCTCTCCTGCAACCAGGGTGGCCGCGCCCAGCTGGTGCTTTGA